In the Candidatus Dechloromonas phosphoritropha genome, AGGCAGCACTGGATTTAGCCCCTGAAACGCTGTTGACCGTGACAGCCGACCCGGAAGACCGTTTCGTCTCGCGCGGCGGACTGAAACTGGCCGGCGCGCTGGCCGCCTCCGGTATCGATGTCGCGGGCCGAACCTGCCTCGATGTCGGGCAGTCCACCGGCGGCTTCACCGACTGCCTGCTGCAGGCCGGTGCCCGGCACGTCGTCGGTCTCGATGTCGGACACGGACAGCTTCACTCCCGGCTGCTGGCCGATTCCCGCGTCACCGCGATCGAGGGCATCAACTGCCGGTCGCTGGTCGCCGCCGATCTCGGCAGCGCCTTGCCGAACAAGGGATTCGACCTGATCGTCGGCGATCTGTCCTTCATCTCGCTGACGCTCGTCCTGCCGCAACTCCCGCCACTGCTGGCCGCCGGCGGCGACCTGCTGCTGCTGGTCAAGCCGCAGTTCGAAGTCGGTTCCGGCAACATCGGCAAGGGCGGCATCGTGCGCGACCCGAGCCTCTATGGCGAAGTCGAAAACAAGTTGCGCCAATGCGCTGCCAGCCTCGGCCTCGCAGTCCGTGCCTGGTTCGCCAGTCCGATTACCGGCGGCGACGGCAACCGCGAATTCTTCATCTGGTTGAACAAATGAAAACTGAAATCTCCATCGAATTCTTTCCCCCGCAGACGCCGGAAGGCATGGAAAAGCTGCGCGCCACCTGGGCACGGCTGGCCGAGTTGAAACCCGCATTTTTCTCGGTCACTTACGGCGCCGGTGGCTCGACACGCGAGCGCACCATCGCCGTGGTCAAGGAAATCGCCGCCGGGGGCTTTACCGCCGCCCCCCATCTGTCGTGCATCGGTTCGACCCGCGACAACATTCGCGAAATCCTGGCGGATTACAAGGCGGCCGGCATCCGGCGCACCGTCGCCCTGCGCGGCGACCTGCCCTCGGGCATGGCTGAGGCCGGCGAATTCCGCCACGCCAACGAACTGGTCGAATTCATCCGCGGCGAAACCGACGACTGGTTCACCATCGAAGTCGCCGCCTACCCGGAATGGCACCCGCAGGCGCGCAGCCCAAGGGACGATCTCGCGGCTTTCGCGCGCAAGGTCAGGGCTGGCGCCAACTCGGCGATCACCCAGTATTTCTACAACGCCGACGCCTATTTCCATTTCGTCGACAAAGCCCGGGCGCTCGGAGTCGAGATCCCCATCGTGCCCGGCATCATGCCGATCGCCGGCTTCAGCAAGCTGGCCCGCTTCTCGGACGCCTGCGGCGCCAACATCCCGCGCTGGATGCGCAAGAAATTCGAGAGTTTCGGCGACGATGCCGACTCGATCCGCGCCTTTGGCCTCGATGTCGTCAGCGAACTGTGCGAACGCCTGCTCAAGGGCGGCGCCCCCGGCCTGCACTTTTACAGCATGAACCAGTCGGCGCTGACGATGGAGATTTGCAAACGACTCGGCTGAAAGCACTGGCGCGCCATGCGCTAAAGTAATCGCCTTCCGGTGCCTGGCACCAAATCGACAAGAAACCAGCCCATGGCGATCAAGAAATCCGAACTCTATTCCTCCCTCTGGGCCTCCTGCGACGAACTGCGTGGTGGCATGGATGCCAGCCAGTACAAGGACTACGTTCTTGTCCTGCTGTTCGTCAAATACGTTTCCGACAAATACGCCGGCGTGCCGTATGCGCCGATCACCATCCCTGACGGTGCCAGCTTCAAGGACATGGTCGCCCTCAAGGGCAAGCCGGACATCGGCGACCAGATCAACAAGAAGATCATCGGCCCGCTGGCCAACGCCAACAAGCTGTCCGACATGCCGGATTTCAACGATCCGGGCAAGCTGGGCAGCGGCCAAGAGATTGTCGACCGTCTCACCAACCTGATTTCGATCTTCGAAAACAAGGCGCTCGACTTCAGCAAGAACCGCGCGGACGGCGACGACATTCTCGGCGACGCCTACGAATACCTGATGCGCCACTTTGCCGCCGAGAGCGGCAAGAGCAAAGGCCAGTTCTACACGCCTGCCGAAGTCAGCCGCATCATGGCGCGAATCATTGGCATCCACGAGGCTGTCACCACCAACAACACCACCGTGTATGACCCGACTTGTGGTTCAGGTTCACTGCTCTTGAAAGTGGGCGACGAAGCCCACGCCAAGGTCACGCTCTACGGCCAGGAAAAAGATGCCGCCACTTCCGGTCTGGCGCGGATGAACATGATCCTGCACAACAACCCGACGGCGGAGATCAAGCAGGGCAACACACTGGACAATCCACGTTTCACCAGTGACGATGGCCAGCTCAAGACTTTCGACTTCGTCGTTGCCAATCCGCCGTTCAGCGATAAGCGTTGGAGCACCGGCCTTGATCCACTCAATGATCCGCACGGGCGATTCAAGCATTTCGGCACGCCGCCAGCCAAACAGGGCGATTTCGCCTACCTGCTGCATATCGTTCGCTCGCTGCGCAGCGCCGGCAAAGCTGCCTGCATCCTGCCGCACGGCGTTCTGTTTCGCGGCAACGCTGAAGCCGACATTCGCCGCAACCTGATTCGCAAGGGCTACATCAAGGGCATCATCGGGCTACCGGCCAACCTGTTCTACGGCACCGGCATTCCCGCCTGCATCGTCGTCATCGACAAGGAAAACGCCCACACCCGCAAGGGCATCTTTATGATCGACGCCAGCGCCGGATACATGAAGGATGGCCCCAAGAACCGCCTGCGCGACTGCGACATTCACAAGATCGTCGATACCTTCAACCGCCGCGACGACAGCGACCCCAAGTATTCGCGCATGGTCGGCATCGAAGAAATCGAGAAGAACGACTTCAACCTCAATATCCCGCGCTACATCGACAGCCAGCAGGCCGAAGACATTCAGGACATCGAAGGCCACCTGAAAGGCGGCATCCCCAGTACCGACGTCGATGCCTTGCAGGCGTACTGGCATGTCTGCCCGCAGCTACGGCAAACGCTTTTCTCCCCTCGCCCTCAGGGAGAGGGGCTGGGGGTCAGGGCCTCCGCACTCGGAATGAATAATTCCATTTGTCATTATCTCCCTGAAAAAGTCGTTAACATTCAGCACGTTACGCCATCATCTTGCAAACCCATCGAAAATCACGTCTGCTCTCGTCTTTTGGGTGTCCCCAATGAGCGCGACGAAAGGTCTGGTTTTGATGGAATGCTTGAACGAAATCGATGATCCCCGAAAGGCCAGCAATGGGACGCGGCATGACTTTCGGGAGATGCTCGTGATGGCGATCGCCGGTGTTCTCTCGGATTGCGACAGTGTGGAAGACGCTGCTGCCTGGGCGCAATCGCGTGAGCAGTGGTTGCGTCGGTTTCTGGTGCTGAAAAATGGCGTGCCGTCCGAAGACACCTTTCTGCGACTCTTTCGCCTGCTTGATCCTGGGCAATTCGAAGCCAGCTTCCGGCGCTGGGTGACTCAGGCCGTACCGACGTTGGCAGGAACGATTGCGGTCGACGGCAAAACGGTGCGTGGATCGGGCAATGGTGGCGAAGACGCCATTCACCTGGTTAGCGCCTTCGCCACCCAACTGGGCATTGCCCTGGGTCAGGAGAAGGTCTGCGGCAAGAGCAACGAAATCACCGCCATTCCCGAATTGCTTGAAGCGCTTGCGATCGACGGCTTTCTGGTCAGTATCGATGCCATGGGCTGCCAGCGCGCCATTGCCCGAAAGATCATTGACAAAAAAGCGGATTACCTGCTCGCCGTCAAAGGCAATCAACCCAAGCTGTTCAACGCGATCCAGGGCGCTTTCATTGATCGTCGAGAGACAGCGGGGCGAAACGAACACGTCGAGAAATCGCATGGCCGCGTGGTGGCGCAAATCGCGTCGATCCTGCCAGCGGAAGGCGTCGTGGTGTTGGCTGACTGGCCGGAGTGCGCCGTCATTGGCCGCATTGACTCGGTACGTCAGGTCACCGGCAAGGCGGCGACGCTGGAGCAACGGTATTACATTGCCTCGCGGGCTTTGACGCCTGAGCAACTGGCCCAAGCGGCCCGTAGCCATTGGGGAATCGAGAACCAACTTCATTGGATGCTTGATGTCACGATGGGCGAGGACGGCAGTACGGTGCGTAAAGACCATGCGCCACAAAACCTCTCCCTGCTCAAGAAGATCGTCCTCAATCTCATTCGCCTGGATAAGACCGACAAAAAGAAATGCAGCTTGCGCTTGAAGCGCAAGCGGGCAGCCTGGGATGATGAGGTACGCATGAACATGTTGGGATTTCCGGCATTATGATGTTCGAGTGCGGAGGCCCTGGGCTGGGGGTGAGGGCTGGCTATCTCGATCTCGCCGTCGGCAAGCAGGCCATCAAGCCCACCATCTACGAGCACCCGGAATTCGTCAGCTTCATCGACAGCATGAGCGCCCTGTTTGCCGGCTGGCAGCAGCGCAGCGCCCAAACGCTCAAAGCCTTGCAAGCTGGCTGCCAGCCCAAGACCGTCATCCATGAACTGGCCGAAGACCTGCTCGCCCATTACACCGGCAAACTGCTGATCGACAAATACGCCGTCTATCAGCACCTGATGGATTACTGGGCGACGACGATGCAGGATGACTGCTACCTGATCCGCCTGCGATGATTTTCATGGTTGCTCGCGCTAATTCCTCGTGGGTCGCCGCCTGTTTTCATCAACAAATATCCAGGTATCCGGCTTGTGCAAGGTCAGGTATTGCAAAATTCATGGCAGCATATATGCTGTCACTATGATTTCTATCGTTATCGATACCAATGTGTTCATCGCGGGCTTGCGCTCGGCCGGCGGTGCGTCGCGGGCGGTATTGCGCCGCGCGCTGGAAGGAAGATTTCAGCCCCTTTTCGGCAATGCGCTGTGGCTGGAATACCAGGACTTGCTCGGTCGCCCGGTTTGGGGGGATGCCACCACGCCTGCCGAGCGCCTTCAGGTATTGGCGGCGCTGGCAAAACAAGGGCGTTGGGTCACGGTGTATTACGGCTGGCGGCCCAATTTGCCGGATGAGGCCGACAACCACCTGATAGAACTTGCGTTGGCAGGTGGGGCTGCGGCCATCGTTACGCACAATCTACGTGACATCAGAGGCGGCGAATTGCGCCTTGGCAATCTGCGGGTACTCACTCCCGCGCAATGTTTGGAGGAATGGAAATGAGTACCTTGACCATCCGTTTACCCGATGACACCGCAGAGCGCCTGAAAGCATTGGCGCAGAGCCGTGGCTTGAGCATGAACAAGCTGGTTGAACAACTCAGCGCCCATGCGCTGTCCGCTTGGGACACCGAAAATCACTTCCGCGCCATGGCCGCAACCGGCGATGTACGTCAGGCCCTGAGCGTTCTGGATCGATTGGATGCCGCCGACCAATGACAGCGGGCGCCAAGGAGTCAACGATCGCGATTGGCAGCGCAATCCGGTGTTCATGAAATGGCCCTCATCGGCCAGTCAGAACGCGCTACGCAAAACCGCGTCATTGCCCTGTTCCGCGACGAGCTAGGCTATCGCACACTCGGCGACTGGACCGACCGCCCGAACAACAGCAACATCGAAATCGATCTGCTCTCGGCTTGGCTGGCAAAGCGCGGTTACAGCGCGGCGCAGATCGGCCGCTCTCTAGATCGGCTGCGCAGCGAAGCTGGCAACCCGGATCGCAGCCTCTACGACAACAACAAGGCGGTGTACAGCCTGCTGCGCTACGGCGTGCAGGTGCAGGCGGCAGCGGGCGAAAATACCGAAACGGTCTGGCTGATCGACTGGAACGACCCGACGCAAAACGATTTCGCGATTGCCGAGGAAGTCACTCTCCATGGCAATCATGTGCGTCGGCCCGACCTGGTGCTCTACATCAACGGGATCGCCGTCGCCGTGGTGGAATTGAAGAACAGCCGTGTTTCCATCGGCAACGGCATCCGCCAGAACATTTCCAACCAGCAGCCGGAATTCAATGCCTGGTTGTTCAGCACCGTGCAGTTCGTCTTCGCCGGTAACGATTCCGAGGGGCTGCAATACGGCACCATCAAGACCGAAGAAAAGTATTTCCTGAACTGGAAAGAAGACGAGGCGGACAACAGCCGCTTCAAGCTCGACAAGTACCTGCTGAAGATGTGCAACAAGGCGCGGCTGATCGAATTGATGCACGATTTCGTGCTCTTCGATGGCGGCATCAAGAAACTGCCGCGTGTGCACCAGTATTTCGGCATCAAGGCAGCGCAGGCGCATGTCCATCGCCGCGAGGGCGGCATCATCTGGCACACGCAGGGCAGCGGCAAGAGCATCGTCATGGTGCTGCTGGCCAAGTGGATTCTGGAGAACAATCCCAACGCCCGCGTCGTGATCGTCACCGACCGCGACGAACTCGACAAGCAGATCGAAGGCGTTTTCCTCGCCGCCGGTTATCCGATGACTCGCGCCAACAGTGGGCGCGACTTGATGACCCGGCTCGGACAGGCGACGCCGCGCCTGCTCTGCTCGCTGGTGCACAAGTTTGGTCGGCGTGACGTCGATGATTTTGAGGAGTTCATCAAGGAACTCGAATCGCAACCCTGCCCGACGGTTGGCGAGCTTTTTGTATTTGTCGATGATGCCACCGCACGCAGAGCGGCAAGCTGCACCGCACGATGAAGGCGCTGATGCCCACTGCGGTCTTTGTCGGCTTTACCGGCACGCCGCTCCTCAAGCAGGACAGGCAGACCAGCCTTGAAGTGTTCGGCGGCTACATCCACACCTACAAGTTCAGCGAAACGGTTGAGGATAAAGTCATCCTCGATCTCGTTTATGAAGCACGGGACATTGACCAGCATCTCGGCTCAAGTGCCAGGGTCGACGCCTGGTTTGAGGCCAAAACCAAGGGCCTGAACGACTGGCAGAAAGCCGCCCTGCGCGAGCAGTGGGGCACCATGCAGCACGTGCTTAGCTCGAAGTCGCGCATGGATCGGGTGGTGGCGGATATTGCTTTCGACTTTGGGGTGAAGCCGCGCCTGTCCAACCAGCGCGGCAACGCCATCCACCTGCTGGAGCGCCATCACAACGACCGCTTCACGACGCTGATGGATGCCCACATGCCGCAATGGCGGCAGTACCGGGAGATGCTGAACAGCCTGCCGCTGGCGCATCAGGAGTGGGGGTATTGAGGGCGAACCCGGTGACGACAGCGGCAGTAGCCTGGATCGCGAATACGGGGTCGCCCTCGCCATGAAGAAAAAATGATGGACGGCCAGTACACCAACCCCCCGGAAAGCTACCTGAAAATCATCAATCCATTGATTGATACCGCGCGTGGCTTTCTGGAGAGGGGTGAGCAACTCGCACCGATCGCATTCGTTGGAAGTTTTGCCACGGGCAAGATGATCCCGATCTTGCTGAACAGCGCGGGTGAAGAAGAAAAGGACCGCTCGGCGCTGGCGATCCGCATCGCGGCCGACACGCTGGAGGCTGATTTCGTCTTTGTGATCATGGACGCCTGGTCCTTGCGCAAGGACAAGATGGCCCAGATGGAAGCCGTCCTGGACAAATACGGCTCGATCGGCGCCAGCCCATATCGTGTCGATGTCGTGTCGTTTGCCCTGGAAACCCGCTACGGCGTGTGGATGGCGCAGTGTGAAATCAAGCCGAAGGGCATTTCGAAAAAGAAACGAACCATCGATTCGCCAAAGTTCCAGTATTTCACCGAAGTCGGGGGCCGCTTTTCGCATTTCCTGAAAGAGCGCCCGAACGACGAAGGAAAAGCCACGCTCCATTGATCTGTAGAAGACCCGCATGAACCAGTCGGCACTGATCCCGGAAATCTGCCGGCGGCTCGGCTGAGTTGCGATTGCTACGGTCAACAGCAAAAAAGCCCGCTTTTTGCGGGCTTTTTCTTGTGCGACCGATCAGGACTCAGGCAGCCTGAGTCACGATCACGTTCTGCGCCGGCATCGGCGCCGGGAAGCCGGCTTCGCCCAGCGCTTCGCGGATCATCCGGTTGGTATCGAAATAGACCTGCCAGTAATGGTCGGTGTGGCAGTAGGGGCGCACCGCCAACACCGGGCCGACCAGCGTGAAATCGAGGATTTCGACATCCACCTTGGGTTCCGCTAGCACATTCGGAATCGTCGCGATTTTTTCGCGCAGCAGGACCATTGCTGCCTGATGATCGGCGGCGCCCGAAAGCTGGCATTTGAGATCGACGCGGCGGAAGGCATTGTGCGAGTAATTCTGGATCGTGTCGCTGAACACCTTGTTGTTGCCGATGATCGTCAGGACGTTGTCCGGCGTGTTGATGGTCGTGGCAAACAATCCCAGTTCGGTCACCGTTCCCGTAATGCCGCCCACTGTGACGAAATCGCCGACCTTCATCGGCCGTAACACGACCAGGAATGCGCCCGCCGCGAAGTGGGCCAGCAAGCCCGACCACGCTAAGCCGACGGCAACGCCGCCCGCCGCGATCAGGGCGGCGAAGGTCGTCGTCTGGATGCCGAAGTAGCCAAGAATGCCAATCACCAGCAAGACGTTCAAAGTCACCGTGACGATCGAGCCGACGTAGCGGAGAACGGTCGGATCGAGTTTCTGGCGCTCCAGCGACGCGCGAACCATGTTGACAACGAAACCGATCAGCCAGCGGCCGATCACCCAGAATGCGACGGCCGCCAGCACCTTGATGCCCACCTCGGTAGCGGTGGTCAGAATGAGGTCCTGCCAGTGTGAAATATCTTCCTTGTTCATTTAGTTTTCTCCGTCAGAAGGGGGAAAAACGCCGAGCCCAGATAAGGCTTCGTCGTACTCCCCGTATTCTAGAAGACATTTCAGGAAATGACGCAAGTAGCCGGGCGTCATTGCCGCGAATCTTACGCGCCCCCAGCGCCTGGTTTGCCGCCACCTGCGTTGACAGCAATCCCGTGCATCCATATAATC is a window encoding:
- a CDS encoding TlyA family RNA methyltransferase, which codes for MPRADQLLVASGLAASRTAAQRMIAAGRVNWPGGIVAKAALDLAPETLLTVTADPEDRFVSRGGLKLAGALAASGIDVAGRTCLDVGQSTGGFTDCLLQAGARHVVGLDVGHGQLHSRLLADSRVTAIEGINCRSLVAADLGSALPNKGFDLIVGDLSFISLTLVLPQLPPLLAAGGDLLLLVKPQFEVGSGNIGKGGIVRDPSLYGEVENKLRQCAASLGLAVRAWFASPITGGDGNREFFIWLNK
- the metF gene encoding methylenetetrahydrofolate reductase [NAD(P)H], yielding MKTEISIEFFPPQTPEGMEKLRATWARLAELKPAFFSVTYGAGGSTRERTIAVVKEIAAGGFTAAPHLSCIGSTRDNIREILADYKAAGIRRTVALRGDLPSGMAEAGEFRHANELVEFIRGETDDWFTIEVAAYPEWHPQARSPRDDLAAFARKVRAGANSAITQYFYNADAYFHFVDKARALGVEIPIVPGIMPIAGFSKLARFSDACGANIPRWMRKKFESFGDDADSIRAFGLDVVSELCERLLKGGAPGLHFYSMNQSALTMEICKRLG
- a CDS encoding ISAs1 family transposase yields the protein MECLNEIDDPRKASNGTRHDFREMLVMAIAGVLSDCDSVEDAAAWAQSREQWLRRFLVLKNGVPSEDTFLRLFRLLDPGQFEASFRRWVTQAVPTLAGTIAVDGKTVRGSGNGGEDAIHLVSAFATQLGIALGQEKVCGKSNEITAIPELLEALAIDGFLVSIDAMGCQRAIARKIIDKKADYLLAVKGNQPKLFNAIQGAFIDRRETAGRNEHVEKSHGRVVAQIASILPAEGVVVLADWPECAVIGRIDSVRQVTGKAATLEQRYYIASRALTPEQLAQAARSHWGIENQLHWMLDVTMGEDGSTVRKDHAPQNLSLLKKIVLNLIRLDKTDKKKCSLRLKRKRAAWDDEVRMNMLGFPAL
- a CDS encoding PIN domain-containing protein, producing MISIVIDTNVFIAGLRSAGGASRAVLRRALEGRFQPLFGNALWLEYQDLLGRPVWGDATTPAERLQVLAALAKQGRWVTVYYGWRPNLPDEADNHLIELALAGGAAAIVTHNLRDIRGGELRLGNLRVLTPAQCLEEWK
- a CDS encoding ribbon-helix-helix protein, CopG family encodes the protein MSTLTIRLPDDTAERLKALAQSRGLSMNKLVEQLSAHALSAWDTENHFRAMAATGDVRQALSVLDRLDAADQ
- a CDS encoding mechanosensitive ion channel family protein — translated: MNKEDISHWQDLILTTATEVGIKVLAAVAFWVIGRWLIGFVVNMVRASLERQKLDPTVLRYVGSIVTVTLNVLLVIGILGYFGIQTTTFAALIAAGGVAVGLAWSGLLAHFAAGAFLVVLRPMKVGDFVTVGGITGTVTELGLFATTINTPDNVLTIIGNNKVFSDTIQNYSHNAFRRVDLKCQLSGAADHQAAMVLLREKIATIPNVLAEPKVDVEILDFTLVGPVLAVRPYCHTDHYWQVYFDTNRMIREALGEAGFPAPMPAQNVIVTQAA